In Aquimarina sp. TRL1, a single window of DNA contains:
- a CDS encoding FAD:protein FMN transferase, translating to MKSVTVFVAFLCWVSQSYSQEIFKKNFSLMGSQFDITLVASNEIEAAQFIEAAIGEMKRIEKLISSWDNNSQTSLINKNAGVAAVKVSRELYDLIERSIAISRLTDGAFDITYASMDAIWKFDGSMREMPSEKEIVKSVAYVGYKNIVLDSNLSTVFLKQQGMKIGFGAIGKGYAADKAKKLLQSRGVIAGIINASGDMNTWGKKPNGEDWTVAIKNPMAKQQVFATLPIKNRAVVTSGDYEKYVKLDGKKYTHIIDPRTGYPSYGIVSVTVFAPGAEMADALATSVFVMGKAVGIDRINQLNGVDCIIIDDKGMVYTSNHIKINKEYEKK from the coding sequence TTGAAATCAGTTACTGTTTTTGTCGCTTTTTTATGTTGGGTTTCCCAGAGTTATTCTCAGGAAATATTCAAAAAGAATTTTTCTTTGATGGGAAGTCAGTTCGATATCACACTGGTCGCATCCAATGAGATAGAAGCAGCTCAATTTATAGAAGCAGCCATAGGTGAAATGAAACGCATCGAAAAATTGATTTCTTCCTGGGATAATAATTCTCAGACATCTTTAATCAATAAAAATGCAGGAGTAGCTGCTGTAAAAGTATCAAGGGAACTGTATGATCTGATTGAACGATCTATAGCGATATCAAGGCTAACAGACGGAGCTTTTGATATCACATATGCTTCTATGGATGCTATCTGGAAGTTTGATGGAAGTATGCGTGAAATGCCATCAGAAAAAGAGATAGTCAAATCAGTTGCGTATGTAGGTTATAAAAATATTGTATTGGATTCGAATCTATCCACTGTTTTTCTGAAACAACAAGGGATGAAAATAGGATTTGGAGCTATAGGGAAAGGATATGCTGCAGATAAAGCAAAAAAACTACTACAGTCCAGGGGAGTGATCGCTGGTATCATAAATGCATCTGGCGATATGAATACCTGGGGAAAGAAACCCAATGGAGAAGATTGGACAGTAGCCATAAAGAATCCAATGGCAAAACAACAGGTTTTTGCAACATTACCTATAAAAAACAGAGCAGTGGTTACTTCTGGAGATTATGAAAAGTATGTAAAGCTAGATGGCAAAAAGTATACACATATTATAGATCCCAGAACAGGGTATCCTTCTTACGGTATTGTAAGTGTTACAGTTTTTGCACCTGGAGCAGAAATGGCTGATGCTCTGGCAACTTCTGTCTTTGTGATGGGGAAAGCGGTCGGAATCGATAGGATAAATCAATTAAATGGAGTAGATTGTATTATCATAGATGATAAAGGGATGGTATATACATCAAACCACATAAAAATCAATAAGGAATATGAAAAAAAATAA
- a CDS encoding iron ABC transporter permease: MKKDTSYSLLYKIKRFKRDINQWSIATLAIVFIIAFPVITIFLKLFSGPGETWDHIVATLLPEYTKTSIALIIGCSVFTLIFGVSTAWIVSRYDFPGRKMLEWLLILPLAIPSYITAYAYVGVFDYGGTLELLMESVNITLPKIDIMNTYGLIFVLSFSLYPYVYVSARAVFLHQAGNLIEASKLLGAGELKTFFKVVFPLARPAIIGGLILVLMEVLNDYGAAKYYGVSTFTVGIFRSWFSLEEPDTAVYLSAILIVIIFGLIVLERFQRRKKKYHNASKSNRPLCRKNSKGVQKIGLICWVGIPVFIGFLIPVAQLLYWAVLTYTDVFSVAFFYTALQSLGIAILSAVITVIIALKLIYFTRWNKIKQINLVAKMSTLGYAIPGAVIAVGVMIPTLFIDKWLYRVLREAFSWEVGLLINGTIIGLIYAYAVRFLAVAYSPIEGSVSKVGEGISESSMMLGAGRWRTFFSIDIPLIKKGMWSAVLLVFVDIMKELPLTLILKPYGVTTLAVKAYEYASDEMIAEAALPSLCVILTGILPVIFLNRLITK, translated from the coding sequence ATGAAAAAAGACACTTCGTATTCTTTATTATATAAAATAAAACGTTTTAAACGAGATATAAATCAGTGGTCAATAGCAACATTGGCCATTGTTTTTATTATAGCATTTCCAGTGATTACAATTTTTTTGAAATTGTTTTCAGGACCTGGAGAAACCTGGGATCATATTGTGGCAACCTTATTGCCAGAATATACAAAAACATCGATAGCCTTAATTATAGGTTGTTCTGTTTTTACACTGATTTTTGGGGTATCGACTGCCTGGATTGTGTCCAGATATGATTTTCCAGGAAGGAAGATGTTAGAGTGGCTATTGATTCTGCCGTTGGCTATTCCTTCCTATATTACAGCATATGCATATGTAGGGGTGTTTGATTATGGAGGAACCTTGGAATTACTCATGGAATCTGTAAATATAACATTACCTAAAATCGATATTATGAATACGTATGGGCTAATTTTTGTTCTTAGTTTTTCATTATATCCATATGTGTATGTCAGTGCACGTGCCGTCTTTTTGCATCAGGCTGGGAATTTGATAGAAGCTTCAAAGTTATTAGGAGCTGGAGAGTTAAAAACATTTTTTAAGGTTGTATTTCCTCTGGCCAGACCAGCAATTATCGGAGGATTGATTTTAGTACTGATGGAAGTATTAAACGATTATGGAGCAGCAAAATATTATGGAGTAAGTACATTTACTGTTGGGATTTTCAGATCCTGGTTTTCTTTAGAAGAACCTGATACGGCAGTATACCTTTCTGCGATACTAATTGTTATTATTTTTGGGTTAATTGTATTGGAGCGATTTCAACGACGAAAAAAGAAATATCATAATGCCTCAAAATCCAATAGACCTCTCTGTCGTAAAAATAGTAAGGGAGTGCAGAAAATAGGACTTATATGTTGGGTAGGGATTCCGGTTTTTATAGGTTTTTTGATTCCTGTAGCTCAATTGTTATACTGGGCAGTATTAACCTATACAGATGTATTTTCAGTAGCTTTTTTTTATACAGCGTTGCAAAGTTTGGGGATCGCAATATTATCAGCAGTTATTACAGTGATAATCGCTTTAAAGCTGATTTACTTTACCCGATGGAATAAGATAAAACAAATAAACCTCGTCGCCAAGATGAGTACCTTAGGATATGCGATTCCGGGAGCAGTGATTGCTGTTGGAGTGATGATTCCAACACTGTTTATTGATAAGTGGCTGTATCGCGTGCTCAGAGAAGCATTTTCTTGGGAAGTAGGTTTGTTGATTAATGGAACAATCATAGGATTGATATATGCATATGCAGTTCGGTTTTTGGCAGTAGCCTATTCTCCCATAGAGGGTAGTGTGTCGAAAGTAGGAGAAGGGATATCTGAATCTTCAATGATGTTGGGAGCAGGAAGGTGGAGAACTTTTTTTTCGATTGATATTCCTCTGATTAAAAAAGGTATGTGGAGTGCGGTTTTACTAGTGTTTGTAGATATTATGAAAGAGCTACCTCTAACGCTGATTCTAAAACCATATGGAGTAACCACACTAGCTGTCAAAGCTTATGAATATGCCAGTGATGAGATGATTGCAGAAGCAGCATTACCCTCATTATGTGTAATCCTTACCGGAATTCTGCCAGTGATATTTTTAAACCGATTAATAACCAAATAA
- a CDS encoding peptidase translates to MFISEVKSNLGEDISILIRKDNHSWNYLCECGEASELTVKEIQQIRAIFISHTHIDHFVNFDTIVRHQIGIERTVVVCGPKGISDQVASRLRGYTWNLVAENAIKYQIREILEEGQVKTYEVIPPYWRLKEIEMDSENKIYENEAFAVSYTLLDHKTPSVAYRFTEQDRVKISLDTCSFKGGVWVGELKTAFANNDVDREIDVEGTLYKAEELFSLLCLQKGDSLGVIMDHAANERNHHKINKLFKNCNTVFIESFYKNEDKELAVLNYHSYARKSGEIMKKAEVEKAIPVHFSRKYKEKDLKALEKEFYAAWKEGG, encoded by the coding sequence ATGTTTATATCTGAAGTAAAAAGTAATTTAGGAGAAGATATATCTATCTTAATCAGGAAAGACAATCATTCCTGGAATTATTTATGCGAATGTGGAGAGGCTAGTGAGTTAACTGTAAAAGAAATTCAACAAATCAGAGCGATCTTTATAAGTCATACACATATAGATCACTTCGTTAATTTTGATACGATTGTGCGGCATCAGATCGGGATAGAAAGAACAGTTGTGGTTTGTGGTCCCAAAGGAATTAGTGATCAGGTAGCATCCAGACTTAGAGGGTATACCTGGAATTTGGTTGCAGAAAATGCAATTAAGTATCAAATTCGCGAAATATTGGAGGAAGGTCAGGTAAAAACCTATGAAGTGATACCTCCATATTGGAGATTGAAGGAAATAGAAATGGATAGTGAAAATAAAATCTATGAAAATGAAGCTTTTGCGGTTTCATATACCTTATTAGACCATAAAACACCATCTGTAGCATATCGGTTTACAGAACAGGATCGTGTAAAAATATCTTTAGATACCTGTAGCTTTAAAGGAGGAGTATGGGTAGGGGAATTGAAAACCGCATTTGCGAATAACGATGTGGATAGAGAAATAGATGTAGAAGGAACATTGTATAAGGCAGAAGAGTTGTTTTCGTTACTTTGTCTGCAAAAAGGGGATAGCCTGGGGGTAATTATGGATCATGCAGCAAATGAGAGAAATCACCATAAAATCAATAAACTTTTTAAGAACTGCAATACGGTTTTTATAGAGAGTTTTTATAAAAATGAAGATAAAGAACTGGCGGTATTAAATTATCATAGTTATGCCAGAAAATCAGGAGAAATAATGAAAAAAGCAGAAGTAGAAAAAGCAATTCCTGTTCATTTCTCCAGAAAATATAAAGAGAAAGATCTGAAAGCACTTGAAAAAGAGTTTTATGCTGCTTGGAAAGAAGGAGGGTAA
- a CDS encoding Fe(3+) ABC transporter substrate-binding protein, giving the protein MRYLIIAFALLVISCKNEKSQKAETPEQKEKVNEVNVYTHRHYESDQKLFALFEKETGIKVNVVNASADELIQKMTAEGEQSPADVLITVDAGRLVRAKQKGLLQGVESQMLEINIPEHLRDKDNHWFSLTKRARVIVYAKDRVKPEALSTYENLTEDAWKKKVLIRSSNNIYNQSLLASMIAHKGEEEATKWAKGIVDNMARTPKGNDRDQVKAVVAGEADVAIVNTYYIGKLLNSKNPEEVTAGEGVGIFFPNQSERGAHINVSGAGIAKYAPNKENGIKFIEFLSSPAAQKVFADSNYEYPVNASVPASDLLQSWGTFKEDVLPLSALGENNKKAVLIFDTVGWK; this is encoded by the coding sequence ATGAGGTATTTGATTATTGCTTTTGCACTATTAGTAATTTCTTGTAAAAACGAAAAAAGTCAAAAAGCGGAAACTCCGGAACAAAAAGAAAAAGTAAATGAAGTTAATGTGTATACACATAGACATTATGAATCAGATCAGAAACTATTTGCACTTTTCGAAAAAGAAACAGGAATTAAGGTAAATGTAGTCAATGCGTCAGCAGATGAATTAATACAAAAAATGACAGCAGAAGGAGAGCAGTCTCCTGCCGATGTTTTAATTACAGTTGATGCTGGACGTCTTGTACGTGCGAAACAGAAAGGGTTATTACAGGGAGTAGAATCTCAAATGTTGGAAATTAATATTCCAGAACACTTGAGAGATAAGGATAATCATTGGTTTTCGTTGACGAAGAGAGCAAGAGTTATTGTGTATGCAAAAGATCGTGTAAAACCAGAGGCTTTATCTACGTATGAAAACCTTACCGAAGATGCCTGGAAGAAGAAGGTGTTGATTCGATCGTCTAATAATATTTACAACCAGTCATTACTGGCTTCTATGATTGCTCATAAAGGAGAAGAAGAAGCTACAAAATGGGCAAAAGGGATTGTAGATAATATGGCGAGAACACCGAAAGGAAATGATAGAGATCAGGTAAAGGCTGTAGTTGCTGGAGAAGCGGATGTTGCAATTGTTAATACCTATTATATAGGAAAGCTTCTTAATTCTAAAAATCCAGAAGAAGTAACAGCTGGAGAGGGAGTAGGAATCTTCTTTCCTAATCAATCAGAAAGAGGAGCTCATATCAATGTTAGTGGAGCAGGAATTGCAAAATACGCTCCAAATAAAGAAAATGGGATCAAGTTTATTGAGTTCTTAAGTAGCCCTGCTGCCCAGAAAGTATTTGCGGATTCTAATTATGAGTATCCTGTAAACGCTTCTGTACCAGCATCTGATTTGCTGCAATCCTGGGGGACTTTTAAAGAAGATGTATTGCCATTATCAGCATTGGGAGAAAATAATAAAAAAGCAGTACTTATTTTCGATACAGTAGGATGGAAGTAA
- a CDS encoding DUF4266 domain-containing protein, producing the protein MKKNKVRLLAVIYKVVVVCIVFICYSCVTVKEYEKVRINDPDMELASRKIKRFRTNFQAYREAAVGANGGKTGGGCGCN; encoded by the coding sequence ATGAAAAAAAATAAAGTAAGGTTACTAGCTGTTATATATAAGGTTGTTGTGGTTTGTATTGTTTTTATATGCTATTCATGTGTTACTGTTAAGGAGTATGAGAAAGTACGGATTAACGATCCCGATATGGAATTGGCCTCTCGAAAAATAAAAAGATTTCGAACGAATTTTCAAGCGTATAGAGAAGCGGCTGTAGGAGCCAATGGGGGGAAAACCGGAGGAGGTTGTGGGTGTAATTAA
- a CDS encoding ABC transporter ATP-binding protein: MSLLKIHNLSKSFDNGKTKVLDTVSFELEKGRVLTIVGESGSGKTTLIRLIAGLETPDDGIVELNDTVLSSVDIMVRAEKRNVGLVFQDYALFPHKTVQENIMYGIHKQHDKKERVAEVLELVGLSGFESRYPHQLSGGQQQRVALARALAPRPEVLILDEPFSNLDVILKDQLRREIFEIIHKTGVTAIFVTHDTDDALSVSDSIIVLQKGKMIQNATAFELFNAPKTPYVASLFSAVVNFTTKELEEFRYPASESTSYMLRTSSFRIEEDTDYSVTARVLSVLFMGAYYQISVETPQGNLYTICSSNDYQNKNITIGFNQPDIFHFERQIN; the protein is encoded by the coding sequence ATGAGTTTGTTAAAAATACATAACCTTAGTAAGTCTTTTGATAATGGAAAAACAAAAGTTCTTGATACGGTTTCTTTTGAACTAGAAAAAGGACGTGTATTGACAATCGTAGGGGAAAGTGGAAGTGGAAAAACAACCCTGATTCGTTTGATTGCCGGATTAGAAACTCCGGATGATGGAATTGTCGAGCTAAATGATACAGTACTATCTTCTGTAGATATAATGGTACGTGCAGAGAAAAGAAATGTAGGTTTGGTTTTTCAGGATTATGCATTATTTCCGCATAAGACGGTGCAAGAAAATATAATGTATGGAATTCATAAACAACATGATAAAAAAGAACGAGTAGCTGAGGTTCTGGAATTGGTAGGATTGTCTGGTTTCGAAAGTAGATATCCGCACCAGTTATCCGGTGGACAGCAACAACGGGTGGCATTAGCCAGAGCATTAGCACCTCGCCCCGAAGTGTTAATCCTTGATGAACCTTTCAGTAATCTGGATGTTATTCTCAAAGACCAGTTGAGAAGAGAGATTTTTGAAATCATTCATAAGACAGGCGTAACAGCAATTTTTGTAACACATGATACAGATGATGCTCTTTCTGTGTCTGATAGTATTATTGTTCTGCAAAAAGGGAAAATGATTCAGAATGCTACAGCATTTGAGCTTTTTAATGCTCCTAAGACTCCGTATGTAGCTTCTCTGTTTAGTGCAGTGGTTAATTTTACAACAAAAGAATTAGAAGAGTTTAGATATCCGGCATCTGAAAGTACTTCTTACATGCTGAGAACTTCAAGTTTTCGAATAGAAGAAGATACGGATTATTCAGTAACAGCACGAGTGCTCTCCGTTCTCTTTATGGGAGCATATTACCAGATTTCTGTAGAGACTCCCCAAGGGAATCTTTATACTATTTGTTCCTCAAATGATTATCAAAATAAAAACATAACAATAGGATTTAATCAACCTGACATATTTCATTTTGAACGTCAGATTAATTAA
- a CDS encoding ferritin, producing the protein MIPEIEKSLNDQIKHEAKASAQYLAMACWADAQGYNGIAEFFYTQSEEERAHMTKLVKFINERSGTAIIPALDKPRAEFDSLLQLFEIFLEHEEFVTAQINDVIFKCLEYKDYNVHNFMQWYVSEQLEEEATARTLLDKLKIIGDDKSGHYLFDRDINTFNVASEQGNQ; encoded by the coding sequence ATGATACCTGAAATAGAAAAATCGTTAAACGATCAGATAAAACACGAAGCAAAAGCTTCTGCGCAATATTTAGCGATGGCGTGTTGGGCAGATGCACAAGGATATAATGGGATAGCCGAATTTTTCTACACACAGTCTGAAGAAGAACGTGCCCATATGACCAAATTGGTTAAATTTATTAATGAAAGAAGTGGGACCGCAATTATTCCTGCTTTGGATAAGCCTAGAGCAGAGTTTGATTCATTACTACAGCTTTTTGAAATATTCTTGGAGCATGAAGAATTTGTTACAGCACAAATTAATGACGTAATTTTCAAGTGCCTGGAGTATAAAGATTACAATGTGCATAACTTTATGCAATGGTATGTTTCTGAGCAGTTAGAAGAAGAAGCTACGGCCAGAACATTGCTGGATAAATTAAAAATTATAGGAGATGATAAGTCTGGACATTATTTGTTCGATAGAGACATTAATACATTTAATGTAGCCTCTGAACAAGGAAATCAATAA
- a CDS encoding thioredoxin family protein produces MKKNSTLVCLFLLSTSLLIGQETDWKSNFDESKKEAVENNKNIVLVFAGSDWCAPCIKLEKYILNTEEFIALATKDFVLIKADFPRKKKNQLSEEIQEQNRGLAEKYNKSNGFPLVVVLDPHGRKYGELGYKKVTPEMYLKELQALIPY; encoded by the coding sequence ATGAAAAAAAATAGTACACTTGTATGTTTATTTTTGTTGTCTACTAGTCTGTTGATAGGTCAGGAAACTGACTGGAAAAGCAATTTTGATGAATCGAAAAAAGAAGCTGTCGAAAACAATAAAAACATAGTGTTGGTTTTTGCTGGATCTGATTGGTGCGCCCCTTGTATAAAACTTGAAAAATATATTCTGAATACGGAAGAATTTATTGCTCTGGCGACAAAAGATTTTGTTTTGATAAAAGCAGATTTTCCAAGAAAAAAGAAGAATCAGTTGTCTGAAGAAATACAAGAACAAAACAGGGGATTAGCAGAAAAATATAATAAGAGCAATGGATTTCCGTTAGTGGTGGTCTTGGATCCACATGGAAGAAAATATGGAGAACTAGGATATAAAAAAGTAACTCCTGAAATGTACTTAAAAGAATTGCAAGCCTTAATACCGTATTAA
- a CDS encoding TonB-dependent receptor: MKLKVYKIIIAITVFAFSYTSYGQYAISGKVIDTKSKGIPDADVYNQNTGVHVKTDQEGKFLFPDVKEGSYVITVFGLAYEISEQPLDVSSDTEIKIVLKPLGEELSEVLITQRKKKIFGLKQLKPVEGTAIYAGKKSEVVLLENSLGNLAANNARQVYAQVVGLNIYENSIGGLQLNIGGRGLDPNRTANFNTRQNGYDISADVLGYPESYYTPPAEALSEIQVVRGAASLQYGTQFGGMINFKMKQPNPDKEIELVSRQTLGSYNLFTSFNSLGGTKGKFSYYAYFNYKQGDGFRPNSDFDSKNAYAHLGYQLTENTKITGEFTYLKYLAHQPGGLTDDMFEEDPAQSNRTRNWFEVDWKLFSLRLDHKFSDKTDMSVNFFGLDASRYALGFRTNRVDQPDDIDEPRDLITGDFKNFGAEARVLSRYNLMGEESIFLIGTKYYQANNDGQQGPGDNGTSIDFDFKHDKFSSYPSQSKFDYPNLNVAVFGENIFKFSDKFSVTPGFRFEYIKTEIEGSFRNIVTNLAGDVILDETIEDNRSLERSFVLLGLGASYKPFDGMELYGNISENYRSVTFSDINIVNPSFKIDTDIQDESGFTADIGARGKLNEVVSYDVGIFGLFYNDRIGVIQQEQQDGAVKNFRTNVGDAVIYGMESLIDVNLNKVLLQNSKNTRFNWFANTALVNSKYQNTDKEVEFVPNINFKTGMSFGYKNLVTSVQYSLLTDQFSDADNSVDPNISGIIGVIPSYSILDVSASYTYKMLKLETGINNLLNESYFTQRATGYPGPGIIPSEPLTWYVTLQLQL, translated from the coding sequence ATGAAATTAAAGGTTTATAAAATAATTATCGCAATCACGGTATTCGCATTTTCATATACATCATATGGACAGTATGCTATTTCGGGAAAAGTAATTGATACAAAATCCAAAGGAATCCCTGATGCAGATGTGTATAATCAAAATACGGGAGTACATGTAAAAACTGATCAGGAAGGAAAATTTCTGTTTCCTGATGTAAAAGAAGGAAGTTATGTAATCACGGTATTTGGTCTCGCATATGAGATTAGTGAACAACCACTCGATGTTTCCTCAGATACAGAAATAAAGATTGTACTTAAACCTCTGGGAGAAGAACTGTCTGAAGTGTTGATTACACAACGAAAGAAAAAAATATTTGGACTAAAACAATTAAAACCCGTCGAAGGAACGGCTATTTATGCAGGGAAAAAAAGTGAAGTAGTCTTGCTGGAAAACTCTTTGGGAAATCTGGCAGCAAATAATGCCAGGCAAGTATATGCTCAGGTAGTTGGGTTAAATATATATGAGAATAGTATTGGAGGGTTACAGCTTAATATAGGAGGTAGGGGGTTGGACCCTAATAGAACAGCTAATTTTAATACACGTCAGAATGGGTATGATATTAGTGCAGATGTATTGGGCTACCCGGAAAGCTATTATACGCCTCCGGCAGAAGCATTAAGTGAGATTCAGGTGGTCCGGGGAGCTGCATCCTTACAATATGGGACCCAATTCGGAGGGATGATCAACTTTAAAATGAAACAACCGAACCCTGATAAAGAAATAGAATTGGTATCCAGACAAACATTAGGATCATATAATTTATTTACTAGTTTTAATAGTTTAGGAGGAACCAAAGGAAAATTCAGTTACTATGCATATTTTAATTATAAACAAGGAGATGGCTTTAGACCGAATTCTGATTTTGATTCTAAAAATGCCTATGCACATCTGGGATATCAGTTGACAGAAAACACTAAAATAACAGGAGAGTTTACCTATCTGAAATATTTAGCACATCAACCGGGAGGATTGACAGATGACATGTTTGAGGAAGATCCTGCACAAAGTAACAGAACACGAAACTGGTTTGAAGTAGATTGGAAATTGTTTTCCCTCAGGCTGGATCACAAGTTTAGTGATAAAACTGATATGAGTGTAAATTTCTTTGGATTGGATGCTTCTAGATATGCTTTAGGGTTTAGAACAAATAGAGTAGATCAACCAGATGATATTGATGAACCGAGAGATTTGATAACGGGTGATTTTAAAAACTTCGGAGCAGAGGCGAGAGTATTATCCAGATATAATCTCATGGGAGAAGAGTCTATTTTCTTAATAGGAACCAAGTATTATCAAGCAAATAATGACGGACAACAAGGGCCGGGAGATAATGGAACTTCGATTGATTTTGATTTTAAACACGATAAGTTTTCCAGTTATCCTAGCCAATCTAAATTTGATTATCCAAATCTCAATGTGGCAGTATTTGGAGAAAATATTTTTAAGTTCTCAGATAAGTTCTCGGTAACCCCAGGATTTAGATTTGAATACATAAAAACAGAAATAGAAGGAAGCTTCAGAAATATCGTTACAAACCTGGCAGGAGATGTAATTCTGGATGAGACAATTGAAGATAACAGATCCTTGGAACGATCATTTGTATTGTTAGGACTAGGAGCTAGTTATAAGCCATTTGATGGTATGGAACTCTATGGAAATATATCCGAAAACTATAGGTCTGTGACGTTCTCAGATATTAATATAGTAAACCCTTCTTTCAAAATTGATACGGATATACAGGATGAATCAGGATTTACAGCGGATATTGGTGCCAGAGGGAAATTGAATGAAGTGGTTTCTTATGATGTAGGGATTTTTGGGTTGTTCTATAATGATCGTATCGGAGTGATACAACAAGAACAACAAGATGGTGCAGTAAAAAACTTTAGAACCAATGTAGGAGATGCTGTTATTTATGGGATGGAATCTCTGATAGATGTAAACTTGAATAAGGTGCTGTTACAAAATAGTAAAAACACGAGGTTTAATTGGTTTGCTAATACAGCTTTGGTTAATTCCAAGTACCAAAATACAGATAAAGAAGTGGAATTTGTTCCTAATATAAACTTTAAGACAGGAATGTCTTTTGGATATAAAAATTTGGTGACTAGTGTTCAATACTCTTTGTTGACCGATCAGTTTTCTGATGCAGATAATTCGGTAGATCCTAATATTAGCGGAATTATAGGTGTTATTCCATCATATAGCATACTGGATGTTTCAGCTTCTTACACATATAAAATGCTTAAACTGGAAACAGGGATAAATAATTTATTGAACGAAAGCTATTTTACACAACGAGCAACAGGCTATCCAGGACCTGGTATTATACCTTCAGAACCATTGACTTGGTATGTCACCTTGCAATTACAGTTGTAA